One region of Opitutales bacterium genomic DNA includes:
- the leuD gene encoding 3-isopropylmalate dehydratase small subunit, giving the protein MALEKITQVSGRGVYVPGDDIDTDRIIPARFMKCVTFDGLGEFFFYDVRKDEAGNDKEHNLNDPRFADASILISGNNFGCGSSREHAPQAIFRAGFKAVIAQGFAEIFFGNSTNLGIPCVAASAEDIEKIVAAVEADPSTEISIDLDALQIKFGNQSVPCTIREGNRHSLVNGKWDPIAELLEGNSDIDATAANLPYVQV; this is encoded by the coding sequence ATGGCACTGGAAAAAATTACCCAAGTCTCTGGTCGGGGCGTTTATGTCCCTGGAGACGATATCGATACCGATCGCATCATTCCCGCGCGCTTTATGAAGTGCGTCACTTTCGATGGTCTCGGTGAATTCTTCTTCTACGACGTCCGCAAAGACGAAGCTGGCAACGACAAGGAACACAACCTCAACGACCCCCGTTTCGCCGACGCGTCGATCCTCATCTCCGGAAACAATTTTGGCTGCGGGAGCTCACGTGAGCACGCACCTCAAGCGATCTTCCGCGCGGGATTTAAAGCGGTGATAGCCCAAGGATTCGCCGAAATCTTCTTTGGCAACTCAACGAATCTGGGCATACCCTGTGTCGCTGCGAGCGCCGAAGATATCGAAAAGATCGTCGCTGCAGTTGAAGCTGATCCATCAACAGAGATCAGCATCGACCTGGATGCACTGCAGATCAAATTCGGCAACCAGAGCGTGCCCTGCACCATTCGTGAAGGTAATCGCCACAGCCTCGTCAACGGCAAGTGGGACCCTATCGCAGAGCTGCTCGAAGGCAATTCCGACATCGACGCCACTGCGGCAAACTTGCCCTACGTGCAGGTATAG